Within the uncultured Draconibacterium sp. genome, the region TCAACTTTCGATGGCGGTTCGGCAACGGGTTTTAATGGAAGGGTAGGGCAGGTCATATCAACGTCAACAGTACCGTTGCCGTTTACCACAGGCCAGCCGTGTTTTGGCCATGTTACCGGAGCAAGACAGGTTTCTCGTCCAAGTATGTGGTGCGTTTTATCAGAGATATTGCGATAGCCGTGGAAAACAATCCACCACGAATCGTCGTGCGCCTGAATAATATCGGCATGGCCAATTCCCTGTATAGGTTTACCCTGACCTGCAGCGTTGCATTGCGTTAAAATTGGATTGGCCGGATTATCGGTGTATGGTCCCCAAATGTTATTACTGCGGGCAATGGTTTCCGAGTGAGCTTCCTCGGTTCCGCCTTCAGCGGCCATCAGGTAGTACCAACCGTCTTTTTTGTAAATATGTGGTCCTTCGGCGTAGCGGCCACCGGTGCCGTTCCAAACTTTTTTACCCTCCGAAAGTTCGCCGGTTTTTAAGTCTACTTCATACAAAATAAACGGTGAACTGATAATGTAGGCTTTTCCATCTTCGTCCCAAAACATGTCGGGATCGATACCCGGAACGTCTACCCAAATTGGATCGGACCACGGACCGGCAGGATCTTTTGCTGTTACAAAAAAGTTACCTCCGCCGGTAATGTTGGTGGTGATCATGTAAAATGTTCCGTCGTGGTAACGCAGTGTGGCCGCAAAAATGTTCAGCCCGTTCGGAATTTGTTCTTTCCGGTGAATACAATGGCCGATTTGTTCCCAGTTTACAAGGTCTTTACTGTGGAAAACCGGAACTCCCGGAAAGTATTCGAAAGTACTGGTGATGAGGTAATAATCGTCGCCAACACGGCAAACACTTGGGTCGGAATAAAAGCCCGGAATAATGGGGTTCGTGAAGGTTACGGTTGCATTTGGCTCGAGCGCTTTTGCAAACGGATTTGGTGCGATTTGCGCAAACAGGTTAAGACTCAGACAAAGTGCGAGTAGCAGAACAAAACTTTTTAATCCTGCAGTTGAGCGCGATTCATTTTTATTCATGGTAGTAATTAATTTTATCTGGTTGTACAATCTGTTAGAACAATAATGAGCCTAATTTACAAAAGTTAAGCTGATGTGCGAAACTAATTCTTATTGTATAAAGTACAAAATAAAGAATTGATATTTCCGGACTAAGAATGGAGTAGTTCGCGAATAATTTACAGCTTTGATTAAGGTTTATACCGATTATTAAAAACATTGAGCCATTGGTTCGCGCACTCCCAATGACTTTGTTTTTATATATCGGCATTTAACCAATTTGAAGATGATTCAAAATAGCTTAATCATTTTCATAATTGGTATTACTTAGTGCTTGCCGGAAAACTCAGCTATTTCTTTGTCTTTGATAAGAAAACGTTAAAGGCAAGGCTTTCGAAGGTTTGGAAATCAGGAAGTTTACTTTGGTAATCGACCGTTTTCAAACCGAGAGTAACGCAGTATATGGCGTTTTCTTGCAAAGACTACATAAAAATATCCCGACAGGAAATGCCTGCCGGAATATTAAAACTAACTAGATCAACTAAATTTGTGTTGATGGTTTTATTTTGAATTCATTACTACTACCGGTCCAAGTAATCCGGAAGTTTTTAGTGGTGAATTTGCCTGGTAAAATGGCATTGTTGTGTAAGTCAGTTTTTCTGTAACATCTGGCTGGGCGTCCCCAATCAGGCGGTTTACCCACAGGTTAACCACTTTAATTTGTATTTCGTTGGCACCTTCCTGCAGTGCTGAGCCAATTTCCAAACGGAAAGGTTTTTTCCAAGCGATACCAACCGGTTTGCCGTTTACACTCACTTCGGCCAGATTTTCTACTTCACCCAGATCAATACAAATGTTTCCGCCTTCATTCAGCCATTCGGAAGGAACATTTATGGTTTTGGTGTAAGTACCTGTTCCGGAAAAATATTTAATGTTGTCGTCGGCGTTTTCATTCCAGGCCGAAAGTGTTTCAAAAGTAGCGTTGAATGGCTCGCCAACTTTTGATTCGAAACTTACTTCCCATGGACCTGTAATGTCAGCCAGTTTTGTTTCGATGACTTCAGGAACAGTATACGAGTCGTTTTGTGTTTTATTACGGAAAACCACAAAAACAGCATCGTTGGGTGCAAGTTGCAACGGAACCGTTGTACTGCCATCAGAAATGGAGTAAGAAGCTTTTTTAATCATTCCGGTTTCCGGCTGCCATATTTCGGCTTCTTTTCCTTCAACTCTGAATGTTGCCTCTACTACTTCTTCACGGTTGCCGCGGTTGTTTACCCAGTAAAAATCTATATCGCCCAACTGTCGGTGCACATACAACAACTCGGTATTTTCTTCCGGTTTGGTGTAAGAAAAGTCTGTAGCTATCTGTTCTTTTTCCAACACCTCGTTAATCGGATATCCGTTATAAATTTTACCTTTTCCAATGGTGTTCACCCCGTTTTCAATGGGCCAGAGTTCGTTGGCCAGTGCACTGAACTGTGCAGCATCGTCTGATAAACTTGGTGTACTAATTGGTTTTGGTCCGCAGACTACTGCTCCGGCTGTTGCTATTTCTTTAATCCGCTGTAAAACAGGAAGTGTCATTTGTGCCGTACTTTTGTCAAGCACCAGCAATTTGTAGGCTGCACCTCCTGGCGAAGTTATTTTTTCATCCTCTACTTTTAAGGTGTGCAACAATGCGTCGGCATTTATAAAGTCGTATTCGTAACCTGCCGGAACCTGTGGCAATTGCCCGCCAAACAGTTCTGTAATGTTGTGGCTTTCGCCGTACATATAGGCAACGTCGGCAACAAAATTACCCTGCTGCAACATGTACGAGCTTCGTGCCAGGTAAGTTGTCCAGGCAATGGCTTGTTCAGCCCATGTTTCGTGGCGGGTAAACCATTGACCGAATGGCCCCAGTCCCAGCCCGGGTATTCTGTCGTCAACCGGTTGATGTACCGAAGTGTGAATGACAAAACGATTCAGGCCGCTGGCCAGCTCGGCATCGGCCACAGGTTTTAATAAACGTGGCGACCATGCCCATGCTGTTCCAATTGCGGTTAGCGATTCGGCAGCCACATATTTTTGACCATAAATATGAGAAACCGATGCCGATTCGCGAACATCTGCTTTATGCCGAATTGCAACATCCGGCCCCGGCCCACCAAAACCGCCCGGTGTCCAGGTGGCGCTCATAGGAACTGCTGCTGTGCGTTTAACTTCCATACCGTCGGCAATTAACGCGCGGCCTCCTTCGTGCGATTCGGAGTAGCGGCCCATTCCGCGTTCGGCAAGCAATTCTGTCGATAAATCGTAGTGATATTCCGCTACCAGTTCTTCCAGAGTTCTTCTGTAATCCCAAAGAAACTTATCAGTGGACTGAGCACTTTCAATTACTTTTCCGGTAAGGGCAGGCAGCCAGGGGAAAAGATCGTAACCGCGACGGGTTTTAAATTCGGCCAACATGTTGTCGGTCCAGTTTTGCGTGCCGGCTTCCCAGCTGTCGGTTATGATGTATTTTAGTCCTTGTTCTCCCATTAACCCGCCAGTGGCATCTTTATACTGATCGAGATAGTTGGTGAAATAATTTCTTACATACTGAGCATTCAGTTTGTCCACCTCAAAACCGGTTGCTTCGGGTGAAGCCGGGTGATTTTCGCGGCCGGTCAGTGAAAATCCCATTCGGATAATGTTCCATTTTCCCTCGGGAACATCCCAGTCTAAGGTGCCGTCTTCTGCAATTTGATCGGTAAGGTCGATAATATTTTCTGCTAAAACAGGATTTGGAACTTCCGGTGTTGGAACTTCTTCCAGATCGGTAGCAGTGGCAAATCCTGCCTTGTCCTCGAAACGGTTAATACGTGCACCGGTATTCAATACTAATTCCATTACAGCAGTGCCTGTAGGAGCTGGTTGATTTCCGCCGCCCAATCCCATCATGGCCATTATACCTCCGCCTCTTGATGGTTGTGGAGTGATAATGTTTACACGAAAATACTTTCCGGTTACGGGAGCAAAAGCCAGTGTTTTTTGTGCGGTTCTTCCGCCTCTTACATCAATAACTTTTTCGAAATTAACACTGTCGTTGCTTACTTCCAGATTTTGGCTGGCCGGTCCACCACCTCCAAAGTTAAATCCACGTCCGCCGCCACCGGTTACAATGGTAATTGATTGTATGGTTGTTGGTTCGTTAAATTCAAATTGAATCCAGGAGTATTCTCCCGGCTTTTTGTAAGGGAGTTCGCTTGAGCTTACCAAGTCGCCATCAGTCAACTGAGCTAAGTTGAAGTTTCCACTGCTGGAAGTAATTTTTGGCTGCAATTCTTCCATCGACAAATCATCATCGGGAAGTGGATAGGCAATCACAGAAATATCCTGGTAATATTCGGGCAATTGATGTTCGCTATCCATTGCACCCAATGCTCCTTCAGCTCCTAAATTCTGGAATGTTCCTGAAGTTGTTGGAGGATGAGGTAGTTTGCCATTGAACGATTGTCCGCCTTCGACACGGAGTTCGCTCCACACCACTTTTTTCATGGCTTCTTCGGGTTTTACCCACGGGCCGCCACTTTCGCTCCATCCTGGCGAACCGGCAATGGCCATTTCAAGACCCAGCGAATCGGCCAGTTCGGTGGTAAAACGGAAAGCATCTTTCCATGCAGGAGTCATATAAACTAAGCGTTCGTCGACAATTTTTGGGGTTGTCATGCCTGCATCAAAGTTTTGGAAACCACCAATGCCATTTCGGTGCATCCATTCCAGATCTTTTTGTATTCCGTCTTTGGTAACATTTCCATTCATCCAATGCCACCAAACACGGGGTTGAGCTTCGTTAGGAGGGTTTATAAATTCTTCTTCAAGGTTTACGTTTTGGTTTTGCAGGCCTGAATCTTGTTCGCACTGAACGAATAGTAAAGACGCAATTGTCAGAAATCCTGCCAAAGTTTTTTTAAGCATGAGGTATCGATTTTCAGTTTACTAATGGTCTAAATCGTATTGAAATTATGGGGATTCAACATCCGTCTCCCAGGGGCTGGATTTTAATTGAGTACCTGCTGATGTTGATAAAAATTGAAGAAAAGGATGGTATGTTTTGATACCATCCTTTTGCCTTTTTTACTTTATATTATTACCATCCTGGATTCTGATCGAGTCCTCCTTCTGTATTTGCATTTATAACAGTTTGAGGAATTGGGAAAAGTGTCCAATCGATAGATCCGGTGTAATAAGGGATATCACCCATAAAACGTGAATGATTTGTAAGTTGAGTAACCAACACTTCGTTTGAACCAGAACTGCTGCCCATACGAAGCAAGGTTGGGAAACGATGCTCTTCATAGCACAACTCGCGGGCACGTTCATCAAGAATCAGATAGATATCTACTTCGCCTGCAGAAACAAGCTTGGATGCCTCAGCACGGTTACGAATTTCGTTGATATCGTCGGCAGCCATACCAGTGCTTCCTTTTCTGTAATAAGCCTCAGCACGCAGCAATAAAGTTTCTGCAGAGCGAACTGCATACCAATCTCTACCATACTGGTTGATGTGCATTGGAATTTCTGAAGAATGCCATCCCCAATCATCCATTTTAATTTTCGAACGCATTGGAGTCATCATTTCAGGAACAGTGATCATATCTTCAGTAACAGGCTGCAAATACAAGCTGTGATCCTGGTCGAGGCATAAAAACTCTCTGGTAAGGTTTATCGGAAGATTACGCATATCATCTGCATAATCGCCGGCCCAAACTTTTTTCGAAACATAGTCTGTTTCGGCTGTACCACCAGTAGAAAATCCACCTAAGTAAGCAGATGTAGATCCTCCCGGGAATTTGCTTTGATCAACATTTCCGGCAAATGGGCACGCTGCAGCACCTTCTTCGGCTAAATCTGAACGCCAAACCATATTCCTGAATACTGGACCAACAAAGGCTGTTAAACCATAATATGGGTTAGCTCCCGGCCAACCGCCGATAAGTCCGTTTGCCTGGGCTTCTTCAAAAGTTGCTGCCTCTAAAGTCCAAACGGCTTCGGTATTTCCGGCGCTATAGTCGTAGTTTCCTATTTGGAACATATCGAAGAAAACATTACCATCTTCCCGGTATGCCGGAACTCCATTGTTAGTAGACATATCAGATGGATTTGCACGCGATCCAAAACGTTGAGTCATAAGTGGATGAGCATCAATTGTTTTTGTTGCAGCAGCAATTGCTTTATCGTAATTTGCGGCATCGCCTGTCTCCACGCCAAGTGCTAAATAAGCTTCGGCGATAAAATGGTTCGCAGCTCCTTTGGCCAAACGTCCATCTTGTGATGGATACTGTGGAAGAAGTGCTTCTGCAGCTTCCAGATCAGCAATTGCAAATTCATAAACAGCCTGACGAGAATCGCGTGTATAATCTAACTTAAGCGACTCGCTAACTTCCTGAACAATTGGCACGCCGCCAAAACATTCAGCCAAACGCAAGTAGCCATAACCACGGAAGAATCGGGCTTGTCCAACTGCAAAATCTTTATCTTCTGCATTTGACCACTCAACCAGTTCAGCTCCTGAAATTGCAAGGTTGGCATAACTGATTAGCTGGTACATATCAACCCAAAGGTTGTTGAACATAGCAAAGTCAGACGACCAGCGAGAATAATTTGAAAACGCATTTGCTGTTGGCGCCGCTGCACCTGTGTATACATTGTCGAAAAAATCGGCACCTTGTCCGTGTAACAATTGTTGTGTAGAAGCTCCTGTCCAGAACATTCGATAACCACCATATATGTTAAAAGCCTTGCGGTAGGCGGTAACCAGCTGGGCATCTACCTGGCTGCTTTTTTCAAAAGCAGATTCAGGAGTATAAATCGTTTTTGGATCTTCGGTAAGAAAATCCTCATCATTCTCACAAGCTGGTAAAAATGATGATATGGCAAATAAGCCTATAATTAAATACTTAAAGTTTTTCATTGTTCTAATTAGTTTAGAGTGTAAAGTTAATACCTAGAGTAAATGTTCTTGGCAATTGTGCTGCATTGAAATCTCTGATTTCAGGATCACTGTATTCCCAATCGGGTGCAATAAAGAATAAGTTTGAACCCGATACAAAGACTTTAAGGCTAGAGAAATGAAATTTCTTAAGCAGGTCTCTGTCAAAGGTATAGGATAAATTTAACTCTTGAAGTCTTATAAAAGTGTATTTCTGCAATGCGGTATATCGTGCGTCGGTAAAGTTAACACGAGGATAAGTTTCGCTTGGATTTTCCGGTGTCCACCAAGGGTGGTTTAGCATGTTATGATATTGGAAACCATCAGAACTAAGGTATGCAATATTATTTTCGGCATAACCATAATCTCCACCACTAAATATTCCGTTAAACAAGGCATAAAGTTGAAAGTTTTTATAAGTTAAAGTGTTACTTAAACTCATTCTGAAATTTTCCATACCGAAACCAAGAATCTTTCTGTCGGTTACACCAATTACGCCATCTTCACTTCCATCAAGATTTGCATACATTGCATCGCCTGGCTCACCACCGTTTGCGGCCATATATTCTGTGTCATCTTCCTGAACAATACCTATCCATTCATAACCGTAGATGGCATTTAATGATTCGCCGATGAATAATTCTGCGTTTATATCGTCTTCTTCATCGCCACCATATAGCTCAACCAATTTATTACGGTTAAGTGAGAATGTTAAACCTGAAGTCCAACGGAAGTCGCCCGATTCAATATTTGTAGTGTTTAAAACTGCTTCAATACCCCAGTTATTAACTTTTCCCATTGTGGCCATTTGCTCTGTAATACCAGCTCCCATAACCGGGATTGTTCTGTTAAAAATCTGGTCTGTAGTAGAAGACTTATATCCATCAAGTTCAAAATGAATGCGATTGAACATATCGATTTCTGTACCAATATTATAAGAAGTAGTGGTTTCCCATGCCAGTTCGGTGTTACCCAGTGTTTCCAGGCTTTGTCCCCATAAAATCTGATCATCGAACCAATAACCAATTCCGCCACCTCTACCAACATTCATTGTAGATAGTGTTCCGTAAGGACGTAAAGTTTGGTTACCATTTTTACCCCACGATGCTTTAAGTTTTAAATTATTGATTAAAGTGCTTGATTTTAAAAACGGTTCGTTCGACATGGTCCAGGCTACACCAACGGCAGGGAAATTACCCCATTTTTTGTCGGCTCCGAATACCGAACTGCCATCACGGCGGAAAGATGCGTTAAGGTGATAGGTGTCTTTGAACGAATAACTTGCACGTGCCAGATAACCAACATCGTTATGTAACTCGTAACCAATTTCCTCAATCTCTTGTGTAACAGCATTCGATAATCCGTAGAATCCTAGTTTAGTGTTTCCTATACCTGTGTAATCAGTACCTGTCATTCCAAACGAATCCATTTTTCTGGAATCACGGGTATACACTAATGTGGCATTAATAAAGTGGTCGTCGAATTGATTGGTATAAGTAAGAATATTATCAATTACCCATGAAGTTGTTTTTTCTTCCGAAATCGATCCATTGGCTCTGTCAAGGTAAGCAGCTTGTGCTTCAGGAGTGTATCCTGCTTCGCCAAGAGCTAAATTTACAAAGTTAGTTTCGTAAGTAAACTCACGTTCTAATCTTGTATTGGAGGTATACGATCCGGTTAATTTATAACTTAATCCTTGAATACCAGGGATTTTAAAATCAACTGTTCCTCCAATTATTGTAGCATTTCTGCGATCTTCATCGTCTCTGCCTACCTTAGTGTCCCACAATGGGTGCTGTGTTGTTTCTTCGCGTCCATCAACATATAACCTATATCTTCCATCAGACAAGGTCGGTTCTGTCCAAGGCGACAATGTTACCGCAGCACCATAGTTCGGTCGTATTCCATCATTATTGTTAAACGTTTGGTCGAAACTGGCACTTACAGAAAGATAATCGTTAATTGTTGTATTAATTCTTGCTGTAAAAGTGGCCCTTTTATACTGGTCGCCAACAACAAAGTTTTTATTATCCAAGTACGAAGAACCAATGAAATAATCCATTGCTTCGCCACCACCAGAAACATTTACCGAATAATTCTGCTGAATACCGGTGCGCGTAATCATATCGTAGTACTTGGTAGGCGTATTGGCATCGATATTTGCCTGTTCCAATGCTGACATCCAGGTTGTTGATGCGGTACGTGCATTCATTAATTCAATATAACCTTCCGGTCCGCGCATATCAGGAGTGTAGTTTGGATTTGAAATTCCAAGCGATGTGTTAACAGAGATACGTGGTTTTCCTTTAATACCTTTTTTGCGGGTAATCATGATAACTCCGTTTGCAGCTTTCGATCCGTAGGCAGCCAAAGATGTAGCATCTTTTAATACCTGGATGTTTTCTACTGTTGAAGGATCGATGTCATTCATACTGCCGGAGAAGATTATACCATCAACTACCAATAATGGTGCTGAACTATTGAAGGCATCCGGATCATTTGGATCATCTTCATTGATTGATTTTTGTCCACGAACCAACAGCTCTGTTTCTGCACCGGCTTCACCTGATTTTGAAAAGTTAATACCGGTTGTAATACCATCGAGTAATGAAAAAGCATCTGTAGTAGCTTTATTCATAATTGGTGAATTTTCCATATCAACTTGGGTAACAGAACCTGTAAAGTTTTTACGTTTTGTTACCCCGTAACCAATGGCTACAATCTCTTCCAGTCCAATGGCATCAGCTTCAAAAGCAATCATAAAATTTGTTTTTCCTTCAATAGGAATAATTTGGGTTTTCATTCCCACAAATGAGAAATGCAACTGTTTGGCATCATCCGGAATGGTTAATGTAAACGAACCATCGGGATTGGTGATGGTACCAATAGTTGTACCTTCAACAACAACAGTAACACCAGGTAACGGAAGTCCCTGATCGTCGGTAACAACTCCGGTAATGTTTTTCTGATCCTGCACTCCATCGAGAACAGCATCGTCGGTTTTACGAATAATAACTTGTCTGTCGTAAATGTTGTAAGTTAAGTCACTACCTTGAAGCAACTCTCCAAGAATAGTTTCAATATCAGCATTTTCCAGCGAAATGTTAACGCGGTCGCTCGACCTTACATCTTCGTCTTTGTATAAAAAGATGAATTCGCTGTTCTGCTCAATGTAGTCGAAAGCAGCAGTAATAGTACTGTTTTGCAACTGTACGTTCATTCGTTTAGCTTGAGCGTAAGAATCACTGGCGTTTGCCGCAAAAATGATTCCGAATAGTAAGATGATAGTTAGACGCATAGTTCTAAGAATTTTCTTAGTGATCCCCGGGTCAAGGGAATCACTTAACCAATTTTTTTTCATAAGTTTACAATGTTTTTGATTAATACTATTGATAAAGATGGTATTGGTTTAACCGGTATATGTTGCAGCATATACCGGTTTATTTTATTAGGTAATTTCTTTCATTGATTTTTTCGAAGTTTAAGCCGGTTAAAGAATTCATGTACTCAAATACCACATTTCTATCTTTCGAAATATCGAGTTTCCCCGAAATCCGAAGCGATCCGTCAAGCGGATTATCATATTTCATGTGGATGTTATAATAGCGCTCCAGTTTTTTTACCACACGATTGAGGTCGCTGTTGGTGAAGGTTAGGTAACCTTCTTTCCAACTGGTAAAATATTCGGTTTCTACGTCGTAAATGTTAGTCGATGAATTTTGCTTGTTATAGGCTGCCAACTGTCCGGGTTTTAGCACAATGTTGCGATCGAAAACACCCTGACTTTTGTGGCTTATTTCAACGCTGCCTTCGGTTAGTACTGTGTGTGCAACATTTTCATCGGGGTAAGCCGATACGTTAAACTTTGTTCCAAGAACATGTACTTCTATGTCGGGAGTTTTAACCGTAAATGGTTTTTCTTCCATTTTGCTTACATCGAAAAAAGCTTCTCCAATTAGCATTACTTCGCGGGTTTTATCGGTAAAACGCGAAGGGTAGATCAATCGGCTTCCGGCATTTAACCATACTTTGGTGCCATCGGATAAGGTAATTGTTGAATGGTTGCCATAGGGAATTACCAAGGTATTCATTTTTACCTCGTCGGTAACATCGTCTTCAATAACCTGCTGTTTGTCGATAATAATTTTTCCTTCATTAGAGTATTCCAGTTCCGATTTCCCTTTATTTAAGGCAACTTCTTGTTGCTCATCGATGATGAGGGTCGGTTCCTGAATATTCAGAGTTTGTGGAGCAGGGAAACTCGTGTATCGACTAGAAATGGTATCCTCAAGAAAATACCAGGTAACAGCGCTTCCCACCATTAAGAACAAAATGGCAGTGGCGGCATAACGCATGGTTAAGCGAATGGTTTTCCGGTACTTTTTTTTATGATCGACCTGTTCTATTTCTTTTAGAATTCTAATGGCCAGATCCTTCTTTTCTTTTGCAGATAGTTGATGGTCGTCGTATTGAAGATGTTGCTCAAATCCGGCTTTAAATTCACGGATAACGTTAGCATCATCAGGATGTTCACTTAAAAAATGTTCCCAGTAATCATTGATTTCAGGAGAGTTATGATATATCCACTTAAAGAACAGAGGATTCTCTATCAATTGATGATATAAGTTCATAAGTTAGGTTGCGTTAAACACATATAAGAGCAGAGGTTTTGGAAAAGGGGACGTTTTTTTGAAATATTCTTTCTATGTTTTAGAACATATCAACAAAAAGGCTGCGATTTCGGCACCAATCTTTCGACGTAATTGTTTTAAAATTCGGTACACTTGTTTTTTTACCGTGTCGGGTTTTAGGTCCAAAAGTTTACCAATTTCAACATAGCTTAAATTGCTGTTGAATTTTAAAAACAGCAGTTCGCGTTTTGATGGTTTTAACTCCGAAACTTCCTGTTGCAATAACTGAATGGCTTCATCATCTTCTTCGCTGAAACTTTCTTCTTCGATAGAAAATATAAGGTTAAAAATAGACGGAATTTCCTGTATGGAAGAATATTTCTGTTTCTCCGACAACTTTCTTATAATGATTCGCTTGAGCGTTTTGAAAAGATAAAATTCAAGGAGTTCCGGCTTCTTTAAATTTGAACCATAGGTATAAACGTTAATGAAAAGATCCTGAATTGCATCTTTAAGAAGCTCACGGTCGGAAGTGAAACGGGCGCCATACGAGAACAGTGAATCACTAAATTCGTAGTATATGGTTTTAAAAGCAGATTGGTCTCCGCTTTTAAATTTATTCCATACCAGCTGCCAGTATTCTGCATCAATTTTTTTGTTCAAAATACCTTAGTTTAGTTTAGTAATAATTAGTCTCTGAAAGTAAAGGTATAAAAATATGTACCTTTTTCAAATTCAACTCGGGAGGATAGAAAAAACTTGTATGTTCCCAATTCTCAGGGTATGAAATTGGTACAAAAAAAGGAAGCAATATTGCTTCCTTTCCTATTTTTTAAAACGATAATCGCTTATTGTAATTGTACCAAAACAACTGATTTTGATGGTAGTTCAACGGTTAATTTACCGTTTTTTGGTTTCGCTACACCAAAGTCTTTTAAGCTTACCGTTTCCTGCATGCCAAAATCGTTATAGTTATTCATTTTGTCCGAAGTGATGATCTGTCCGTTTGCAGAAGCAAAGTCATCTCCGGTTACATTAATTTCAACCGATTCACTCTTGTTTGGATTTAGGTTACAAAGCGTAATTGAAACCACACCATCTTTTGTTGAAGCCGATGCATGAACCACAGGAACTGATTTCCCGCCGAATTCGTATTGTTCGGTTTTCAGGTTCGTAGGAATCATTGTTGCATCCTGGTGAACGCTGTACATTTTAAATACGTAGTAAGTTGGTGTTAGCACCATTTCATCGTCTTTGGTAAGAATAACCGATTGCAAAACGTTAACGGTTTGTGCAATGTTACTCATTTTAACACGGTCGGCGTGGTTGTTGAAAATATTCAGGTTAATACCAGCTACCAATGC harbors:
- a CDS encoding glycosyl hydrolase, which codes for MLKKTLAGFLTIASLLFVQCEQDSGLQNQNVNLEEEFINPPNEAQPRVWWHWMNGNVTKDGIQKDLEWMHRNGIGGFQNFDAGMTTPKIVDERLVYMTPAWKDAFRFTTELADSLGLEMAIAGSPGWSESGGPWVKPEEAMKKVVWSELRVEGGQSFNGKLPHPPTTSGTFQNLGAEGALGAMDSEHQLPEYYQDISVIAYPLPDDDLSMEELQPKITSSSGNFNLAQLTDGDLVSSSELPYKKPGEYSWIQFEFNEPTTIQSITIVTGGGGRGFNFGGGGPASQNLEVSNDSVNFEKVIDVRGGRTAQKTLAFAPVTGKYFRVNIITPQPSRGGGIMAMMGLGGGNQPAPTGTAVMELVLNTGARINRFEDKAGFATATDLEEVPTPEVPNPVLAENIIDLTDQIAEDGTLDWDVPEGKWNIIRMGFSLTGRENHPASPEATGFEVDKLNAQYVRNYFTNYLDQYKDATGGLMGEQGLKYIITDSWEAGTQNWTDNMLAEFKTRRGYDLFPWLPALTGKVIESAQSTDKFLWDYRRTLEELVAEYHYDLSTELLAERGMGRYSESHEGGRALIADGMEVKRTAAVPMSATWTPGGFGGPGPDVAIRHKADVRESASVSHIYGQKYVAAESLTAIGTAWAWSPRLLKPVADAELASGLNRFVIHTSVHQPVDDRIPGLGLGPFGQWFTRHETWAEQAIAWTTYLARSSYMLQQGNFVADVAYMYGESHNITELFGGQLPQVPAGYEYDFINADALLHTLKVEDEKITSPGGAAYKLLVLDKSTAQMTLPVLQRIKEIATAGAVVCGPKPISTPSLSDDAAQFSALANELWPIENGVNTIGKGKIYNGYPINEVLEKEQIATDFSYTKPEENTELLYVHRQLGDIDFYWVNNRGNREEVVEATFRVEGKEAEIWQPETGMIKKASYSISDGSTTVPLQLAPNDAVFVVFRNKTQNDSYTVPEVIETKLADITGPWEVSFESKVGEPFNATFETLSAWNENADDNIKYFSGTGTYTKTINVPSEWLNEGGNICIDLGEVENLAEVSVNGKPVGIAWKKPFRLEIGSALQEGANEIQIKVVNLWVNRLIGDAQPDVTEKLTYTTMPFYQANSPLKTSGLLGPVVVMNSK
- a CDS encoding RagB/SusD family nutrient uptake outer membrane protein yields the protein MKNFKYLIIGLFAISSFLPACENDEDFLTEDPKTIYTPESAFEKSSQVDAQLVTAYRKAFNIYGGYRMFWTGASTQQLLHGQGADFFDNVYTGAAAPTANAFSNYSRWSSDFAMFNNLWVDMYQLISYANLAISGAELVEWSNAEDKDFAVGQARFFRGYGYLRLAECFGGVPIVQEVSESLKLDYTRDSRQAVYEFAIADLEAAEALLPQYPSQDGRLAKGAANHFIAEAYLALGVETGDAANYDKAIAAATKTIDAHPLMTQRFGSRANPSDMSTNNGVPAYREDGNVFFDMFQIGNYDYSAGNTEAVWTLEAATFEEAQANGLIGGWPGANPYYGLTAFVGPVFRNMVWRSDLAEEGAAACPFAGNVDQSKFPGGSTSAYLGGFSTGGTAETDYVSKKVWAGDYADDMRNLPINLTREFLCLDQDHSLYLQPVTEDMITVPEMMTPMRSKIKMDDWGWHSSEIPMHINQYGRDWYAVRSAETLLLRAEAYYRKGSTGMAADDINEIRNRAEASKLVSAGEVDIYLILDERARELCYEEHRFPTLLRMGSSSGSNEVLVTQLTNHSRFMGDIPYYTGSIDWTLFPIPQTVINANTEGGLDQNPGW
- a CDS encoding glycoside hydrolase family 43 protein, with amino-acid sequence MNKNESRSTAGLKSFVLLLALCLSLNLFAQIAPNPFAKALEPNATVTFTNPIIPGFYSDPSVCRVGDDYYLITSTFEYFPGVPVFHSKDLVNWEQIGHCIHRKEQIPNGLNIFAATLRYHDGTFYMITTNITGGGNFFVTAKDPAGPWSDPIWVDVPGIDPDMFWDEDGKAYIISSPFILYEVDLKTGELSEGKKVWNGTGGRYAEGPHIYKKDGWYYLMAAEGGTEEAHSETIARSNNIWGPYTDNPANPILTQCNAAGQGKPIQGIGHADIIQAHDDSWWIVFHGYRNISDKTHHILGRETCLAPVTWPKHGWPVVNGNGTVDVDMTCPTLPLKPVAEPPSKVEFDSNELGLDWNYVQAPVESNFSLSEREGFLRLKGAAETISTNHSSTFVGRRLKDHYFTATTQLEFDPKNENEEAGLILLNNGSHFDIMVSKKGDDRILRVKLQFGQTIYKSKEYTLKPGPVKLRVSGDKTTFTFSFAQGNDEFTAVETADAKFLATETVGFFTGIYVGLYATGNGKASEANADFDWIEYLKN